A stretch of Babylonia areolata isolate BAREFJ2019XMU chromosome 23, ASM4173473v1, whole genome shotgun sequence DNA encodes these proteins:
- the LOC143297785 gene encoding uncharacterized protein LOC143297785 has protein sequence MPLTKRIIEPVNISRVHVPSQGLHNELECVTNHTLANVIRQLSSLSKMAEDMFFELSEETKKVFGRTLQLQGRIENVQDKVTQLNATVEEVNLQDIHLKKPYKSSMTKEQQVISRNTVPRAILEIYSKCDTPPALDKLNVFREDGKDSMKFYTDPTYFVELWVQEMDKQIQETKTELSKKRERRKKPRGHSEVKKPREIKDSRERWKAQAQGVEFSDYQVGNIHERVKHQQHPGDKGREQHHSVHRHQHDSQHSQQQQHASNRPGSLSVSQNSNHAAHAHHHQQQQQQMQPQYTGERGSVQMANGPYPHPSLHQNSIQHSGGGDGGGHMMHAGNHTVISGGYEQHPPYTSPGSEGLGGRGNERARLHNMGSPQGRPTAPPPAPPPVMMNRVQSPGSSRDSLPPPPQPPSPIQEDHQYPPPQPPPPLDLREGGGPEQRSSPARQGSLHSPTGRGMPPPPGQLPSPPPSPPPPPSSHLDASDSLPLPPPSPPMQDFPPPNGPMVTSPPPPPPPPPPPPPPLPPPVQNGHLGDQLDSASISSNSTSTGGREESKAAVPGSDRNALLAEIIAVDKNKRLRKVEESKEKRKQSFPGGFDIQALMERARDIRRRVIEDSEEEGDDGSSAEEDNWDSD, from the exons ATGCCGCTGACCAAACGTATCATCGAGCCGGTCAACATCAGCCGTGTGCATGTCCCATCTCAG GGCCTGCACAATGAGCTGGAGTGTGTGACCAACCACACGCTGGCCAACGTGATCCGCCAGCTGAGCAGCCTGAGCAAGATGGCGGAGGACATGTTCTTTGAGCTGAGCGAGGAGACGAAGAAGGTGTTTGGGCGCACCTTGCAGCTGCAGGGTCGTATTGAGAACGTGCAGGACAAGGTCACCCAGCTGAATGCCACTGTGGAGGAGG TGAACCTTCAAGACATTCACCTGAAAAAGCCGTACAAGAGCTCAATGACCAAAGAGCAGCAGGTGATCTCTCGCAACACAGTGCCCCGCGCCATCTTGGAGATCTACAGCAAGTGTGATACCCCGCCTGCCCTCGACAAACTCAATGTCTTCAG GGAGGATGGGAAGGACAGCATGAAGttctacacagaccccacctACTTTGTGGAGCTGTGGGTGCAGGAGATGGACAAACAGATCCAGGAAACGAAGACAGAGCTCAGCAAGAAACGGGAACGgcgcaag AAACCACGAGGACACTCGGAGGTGAAGAAGCCGCGGGAGATCAAGGACAGCCGAGAGAGGTGGAAGGCCCAGGCCCAAGGAGTGGAGTTCTCGGACTATCAG GTGGGCAACATCCATGAGCGAGTGAAGCACCAGCAGCATCCAGGAGACAAGGGCCGGGAACAGCACCACTCTGTGCACCGCCACCAGCACGACTCCCAGCactcccagcagcagcagcacgccTCCAACAGACCGGGATCCTTGAGTGTCAGCCAGAACTCCAACCATGCTGCCCACGcccaccatcatcaacagcagcagcaacagatgcAACCACAGTACACAGGGGAGAGGGGGTCAGTGCAGATGGCCAATGGCCCGTACCCCCACCCCAGCCTGCACCAGAACAGCATCCAGCACAGCGGAGGAGGGGACGGAGGGGGCCACATGATGCACGCTGGCAACCACACCGTCATTTCAGGGGGCTACGAGCAACACCCCCCCTACACTTCCCCAGGCTCGGAGGggctaggggggcgggggaacgAGCGGGCCCGCCTCCACAACATGGGCAGCCCTCAGGGCCGCCCCACGGCCCCGCCCCCGGCTCCCCCGCCTGTGATGATGAACCGCGTGCAGAGCCCCGGCAGCAGCAGGGACTCGCTGCCCCCTCCgccccagcccccctcacccatccaGGAGGATCACcagtaccccccaccccagcccccaccacccctggACCTCCGGGAGGGGGGTGGCCCCGAGCAGCGTAGCTCCCCGGCACGGCAGGGCTCGCTGCACTCCCCGACAGGCCGGGGCATGCCTCCCCCACCTGGCCagctcccctcacctcccccctccccacccccgcccccctcatcccaCCTGGACGCCTCCGACTCCTTGCCGCtgccgcccccctcaccccctatgcAAGATTTCCCTCCCCCCAATGGGCCCATggtcacctcccccccacccccgccccctccgccacctcccccacccccgcctcttccCCCGCCGGTGCAGAACGGTCATCTGGGCGACCAGCTGGACTCGGCATCCATTTCCTCCAACTCCACGTCgaccggagggagggaggagagcaaGGCGGCTGTCCCTGGCTCAGACCGTAACGCACTGCTGGCTGAAATCATTGCTGTTGACA AAAACAAACGCCTGCGCAAAGTGGAGGAGAGCAAAGAGAAGAGGAAGCAGTCATTCCCAGGTGGCTTTGACATTCAGGCCCTGATGGAGAGGGCCAGGGACATCCGACGACGAGTCATCGAGGACAGCGAAGAGGAAGGCGACGATGGTAGTTCCGCTGAAGAGGACAACTGGGATTCGGACTGA